A region of Sphingomonas sp. DNA encodes the following proteins:
- a CDS encoding helix-turn-helix domain-containing protein, whose protein sequence is MAQDDPEDPFIPQTVGDRLRQAREAAGLSLDQVAAQTRIPMRHLQHIEREEWDALPAVTYCVGFVRSYANAIGLDGAELSREVRDKLGGLRTPVQAAEYYEPADPARVPPRTLAIVAALIAAALVVGYLVWRGTLNDEAPLPGGVTVPLSEAEAPAAPPAAPLPSPAVAGQGVVLTATQEVWLRVSDASGGPALFNGTMTPGQTFDVPATAQNPVIRTGRPQVLRVSVGGRDIGPLEPAERTIADVSLRAEDIVARIQGAATAAQPPTP, encoded by the coding sequence ATGGCGCAAGACGATCCTGAGGACCCGTTCATCCCCCAGACGGTCGGGGATCGGCTGCGGCAGGCGCGCGAGGCGGCGGGCCTCTCGCTCGATCAGGTCGCCGCGCAGACCCGCATCCCGATGCGTCATCTCCAGCATATCGAGCGCGAGGAATGGGACGCGCTGCCCGCCGTCACCTACTGTGTGGGCTTTGTCCGGTCCTACGCCAATGCGATCGGGCTGGACGGCGCCGAGCTGAGCCGCGAGGTGCGGGACAAGCTGGGCGGCCTGCGCACCCCGGTGCAGGCGGCCGAATATTACGAGCCCGCCGATCCGGCCCGGGTGCCGCCGCGCACGCTCGCCATCGTCGCGGCCCTGATCGCGGCCGCCCTGGTCGTCGGCTATCTCGTCTGGCGCGGCACGCTCAACGACGAGGCGCCGCTGCCGGGCGGGGTCACCGTGCCCTTGTCCGAAGCCGAAGCGCCTGCCGCCCCGCCCGCCGCGCCACTGCCGTCGCCGGCCGTGGCCGGGCAGGGCGTGGTGCTGACCGCGACGCAGGAGGTGTGGCTGCGGGTCAGCGACGCTTCGGGCGGTCCGGCCTTGTTCAACGGCACGATGACGCCCGGCCAGACCTTCGATGTGCCGGCGACGGCACAGAATCCGGTGATCCGCACCGGCCGGCCGCAGGTGCTGCGCGTCTCGGTCGGCGGGCGTGACATCGGCCCGCTGGAGCCCGCCGAGCGCACCATCGCCGACGTCAGCCTGCGCGCCGAGGATATCGTCGCCCGGATTCAGGGCGCCGCGACGGCCGCGCAGCCGCCGACGCCCTAA